From a single Miscanthus floridulus cultivar M001 chromosome 8, ASM1932011v1, whole genome shotgun sequence genomic region:
- the LOC136469293 gene encoding uncharacterized protein — MKEQMLNLNSRMEPLQKRQLALPRIEPLEPHPPPPPPPQNRLNPPQSSLNPAQILPSASDPFPPRADLSTGGSLASGLGCCCGGASPPAGGQRLLPAEQPSPGAGGPATAAVADEGFVTAGVPAAAHPLLSSPPSRKGGAGLGASTATSSRLLASPGRPTLSPDAASFFPGHLSAGKSKRLRWEDGSLSGDSNLERSPSPSLQAARLTRSGAAPSSASPPPMAVAVVAAIPVPQRRRQRRRRHRRRWQRVATAATGDCDAPRRGGAAPPSEAPWIPVQLRLGPRSRVSALDADGWRCILPRSPNHPVGN; from the coding sequence ATGAAGGAACAAATGCTCAACCTAAACAGCAGAATGGAGCCGTTGCAGAAGAGACAATTGGCTCTTCCAAGAATTGAGCCGTTGGAGCCCCACCCGCCCCCTCCACCCCCTCCACAAAATCGCCTAAATCCACCACAATCTTCCCTCAATCCCGCTCAAATCCTTCCTTCAGCTTCGGATCCGTTCCCTCCTCGTGCTGATCTATCGACTGGTGGGTCTCTTGCCTCCGGTCTTGGCTGCTGTTGTGGTGGCGCCTCCCCTCCGGCGGGCGGCCAACGGCTTCTGCCAGCCGAGCAGCCTTCGCCTGGAGCGGGTGGACCTGCGACTGCCGCAGTTGCCGATGAGGGTTTCGTGACTGCCGGCGTGCCCGCCGCCGCGCATCCTTTGCTGTCATCGCCGCCGTCCCGGAAGGGTGGGGCTGGGCTGGGCGCATCCACGGCCACCAGCTCCAGGTTGTTGGCGTCACCTGGTCGCCCCACTCTCTCCCCCGACGCAGCCTCGTTCTTCCCCGGCCACCTCTCCGCCGGCAAGTCCAAGCGCTTGCGTTGGGAGGATGGCTCTCTCTCCGGTGACTCCAACCTCGAGCGCTCTCCTTCCCCATCGCTGCAGGCCGCGCGTTTGACTCGCTCGGGCGCTGCTCCCTCCTCGGCGAGCCCCCCACCGATGGCAGTTGCGGTTGTGGCTGCCATCCCGGTGCCGCAGCGCCGCAGGCAGCGTCGACGCCGTCACCGACGCCGCTGGCAGAGGGTTGCCACGGCCGCAACGGGTGACTGCGACGCGCCACGCAGGGGCGGTGCGGCCCCGCCCTCTGAGGCTCCGTGGATCCCAGTTCAACTACGGCTCGGCCCGCGGAGCAGGGTATCCGCCCTTGATGCTGATGGGTGGCGGTGCATCCTGCCTCGTTCTCCAAATCATCCCGTGGGCAACTAG